A genomic stretch from Pelotomaculum schinkii includes:
- the moaA gene encoding GTP 3',8-cyclase MoaA — protein sequence MRDTYQRDINYLRVSVTDRCNLRCVYCMPAEGVKALPHDEILRLEEIETIVRAASLIGVKKIRLTGGEPLVRLGLESLIQRISNIPGIDDLTLTTNALLLPGHASSLKEAGVKRVNISLDTLRTERYREITRGGDLATAWEGINAALDAGMHPVKINTVVMRGFNDDEVVAMARLTLNRPIHVRFIEVMPIGSSNSWTNGRFVPTEEIIAQISSKLGPLLPAKMSSGSGPAKYYQLKGAEGTIGFIASMSEHFCQSCNRLRLTANGALRPCLYDSREVDLKTPLRAGADLKELADLFMDAVALKPDRHHMLEGWRDKSRVMSQIGG from the coding sequence ATGCGGGATACCTATCAGCGGGATATTAACTATCTAAGGGTTTCTGTTACTGATCGCTGCAATCTGCGCTGTGTTTACTGTATGCCGGCTGAAGGCGTTAAGGCTCTTCCCCACGACGAGATTTTACGTCTGGAGGAAATAGAAACCATCGTTAGAGCTGCCAGTCTTATAGGTGTCAAAAAGATACGCCTGACCGGTGGTGAGCCGCTGGTGCGTTTAGGGCTGGAAAGCCTGATCCAGCGTATTTCGAACATCCCGGGCATAGACGACCTTACCCTGACCACCAACGCCCTGCTTCTACCAGGCCATGCGTCTTCTTTAAAGGAAGCAGGTGTTAAAAGGGTGAACATAAGTCTGGATACCCTGCGGACGGAACGCTACCGTGAAATAACCAGAGGCGGCGATCTTGCTACAGCGTGGGAAGGCATCAATGCTGCATTGGACGCCGGAATGCACCCGGTCAAGATCAATACGGTGGTGATGCGCGGCTTCAACGACGACGAAGTGGTGGCAATGGCCCGGCTCACTTTAAACAGGCCGATCCATGTGCGTTTTATCGAGGTGATGCCGATCGGCTCTTCAAATTCCTGGACCAACGGGCGCTTTGTGCCGACTGAGGAAATTATAGCGCAGATAAGCTCCAAACTAGGCCCGCTCCTTCCGGCCAAGATGTCTTCCGGCAGCGGTCCCGCCAAGTATTATCAACTGAAAGGCGCGGAAGGCACGATTGGCTTTATTGCCTCAATGAGCGAACATTTCTGCCAGAGCTGCAACCGGCTGCGTCTTACAGCGAACGGCGCTTTGCGGCCGTGTCTTTACGACAGCCGCGAGGTAGACCTTAAGACACCCCTGCGTGCTGGAGCCGATCTCAAAGAACTCGCGGATTTATTTATGGATGCGGTAGCTCTCAAACCGGATCGCCACCATATGCTGGAGGGCTGGCGTGACAAAAGCAGGGTTATGTCCCAAATCGGCGGCTGA
- a CDS encoding MOSC domain-containing protein: protein MGIIKAVCASAEKGMRKKDVGEGLLVQEHGLQDDAHAGPWRRQVSLLAMESIDKMKALGLDVGPGDFAENLTTEGIDLVHLPIGTRLRIGAEAIGEVTQIGKECHNRCAIYYQAGDCVMPKEGIFIRVLNGGTVKNGDTIEVIS, encoded by the coding sequence ATGGGTATAATAAAAGCGGTATGCGCCAGTGCCGAAAAAGGAATGCGTAAAAAGGATGTTGGGGAAGGATTGCTGGTGCAGGAGCATGGCCTGCAGGACGATGCCCACGCCGGTCCCTGGCGCCGCCAGGTCAGCCTGTTGGCCATGGAAAGCATTGACAAAATGAAAGCGCTGGGTCTTGATGTGGGACCCGGTGATTTTGCCGAAAATTTGACCACCGAAGGAATTGACCTGGTCCACCTGCCTATCGGTACCCGGTTGAGAATCGGAGCTGAGGCAATAGGGGAGGTCACACAGATCGGTAAGGAATGCCACAACAGGTGCGCTATTTATTACCAGGCGGGTGATTGTGTGATGCCGAAAGAAGGCATTTTCATCCGGGTTCTGAACGGTGGTACAGTCAAAAACGGCGACACCATAGAAGTGATTTCTTAA
- the mobB gene encoding molybdopterin-guanine dinucleotide biosynthesis protein B, whose amino-acid sequence MERTVPVIGLAGYSGSGKTTFLEKLIAALKGRGYRVGVIKHTSHPVEFDRPGKDTWRHARAGADVVALASPDNVAVVRKFQAAPGPEDVLPLVDGVDLIIIEGFKKGSWPKIEIIRDGVPERPVIPAEELLAVVGGPAPVEGVPFYGLEDAAAVADLIERQYLKKSCHV is encoded by the coding sequence ATGGAAAGGACGGTACCCGTGATCGGTCTGGCCGGTTACTCCGGCTCCGGCAAAACAACATTTCTTGAGAAGCTGATAGCTGCATTGAAGGGCCGGGGCTACCGGGTGGGCGTGATCAAACATACGAGCCACCCGGTTGAATTTGACCGGCCCGGCAAGGACACCTGGCGGCACGCCCGGGCCGGCGCCGATGTGGTAGCCCTTGCTTCCCCGGACAACGTGGCTGTGGTCAGGAAGTTTCAAGCCGCTCCCGGTCCGGAAGATGTCCTTCCGTTGGTGGATGGAGTGGACCTGATCATCATCGAGGGTTTTAAAAAGGGCAGCTGGCCCAAAATAGAAATTATACGCGATGGAGTACCGGAGCGCCCGGTTATACCGGCGGAGGAACTGCTGGCTGTGGTAGGCGGGCCTGCTCCGGTAGAGGGCGTTCCTTTTTATGGGTTGGAAGACGCGGCGGCGGTGGCGGACCTGATCGAAAGGCAATATCTCAAGAAAAGCTGTCATGTATAG
- a CDS encoding HesA/MoeB/ThiF family protein gives MQTRSLTAEQHELYKRNILLTGVGVAGQEKLLNSGVLLVGAGGLGSPVAFYLAAAGVGRMGLIDADTVGLSNLQRQILHAVPDLGRPKVVSAGEKLHALNPDLILDLHQELFDVRTAADLVPNYDIVIDCTDNFHARYVINEACLKANKPFVYGGVLAWAGQMFTVLPGRGPCFRCIFRDDPPADAPSTSELGILGAVPGVIGVLQASEAIRYILGIGELLVGRMLIYDALSASFCEVALERDSECPSCGSMNCD, from the coding sequence GTGCAAACAAGAAGTCTCACAGCGGAGCAGCATGAGCTGTACAAAAGGAATATATTACTGACCGGCGTTGGCGTGGCAGGGCAGGAAAAACTGCTGAACTCCGGCGTGCTGTTGGTAGGAGCCGGCGGTCTGGGTTCGCCGGTTGCTTTTTACCTTGCGGCCGCAGGAGTAGGACGGATGGGATTGATTGATGCGGATACCGTGGGGCTTTCCAACCTGCAGCGGCAAATTTTACATGCCGTACCAGACCTGGGCCGTCCTAAGGTTGTTTCGGCAGGTGAGAAGCTGCACGCGCTCAACCCCGATTTGATTTTGGACCTTCACCAGGAACTCTTTGACGTTAGGACCGCTGCCGATTTGGTTCCGAACTACGATATTGTCATTGACTGTACCGATAATTTCCACGCGAGGTATGTCATCAATGAAGCCTGTCTCAAGGCGAACAAGCCTTTTGTTTATGGCGGGGTGCTGGCCTGGGCCGGCCAGATGTTTACGGTTTTACCCGGCCGGGGGCCCTGCTTCAGGTGCATCTTCCGCGACGACCCGCCTGCCGACGCTCCCTCCACTTCGGAGTTGGGCATTCTCGGTGCGGTCCCAGGGGTAATCGGGGTATTGCAGGCTTCCGAAGCCATTCGCTACATCCTCGGGATTGGGGAACTGCTGGTGGGAAGGATGCTGATCTATGACGCGCTTTCAGCTTCGTTCTGTGAAGTTGCTCTGGAACGGGACAGTGAATGCCCGTCCTGCGGCAGCATGAACTGTGATTAA
- a CDS encoding molybdopterin molybdotransferase MoeA: MAELFNALTVHKARAALALHLPPAKPGVKLALLESLDRRLAQEVRASEDVPGFDRSTVDGYAVRARDTYGATEGMPSYVDIAGEVTMGREPKGGVRTGQAWRIATGGMLPAGADAVVMVEYTEELDARTIGVTRPVAPGENVVRRGEDIGAGEIALPAGHRIRPQDLGMLAAVGITQVEVVPPLKVGIISTGDELVGPADTPGPGQVRDINSYALYGAVHNCGGEPRLYGMVRDIYEELKITLEQALQENDLVLLSGGSSVGARDVAARVIDAMGEPGVLFHGISVKPGKPTVGAVVNGKPVFGLPGHPASAMVIFELMVAPLLRTGGYHFDGEDHPLDFPLRAVITRNLHSAAGREDYIRVKLSSRDGQFYADPILGKSGLIGTMVKADGLARIPFGKEGVEAGELVEVKLF; the protein is encoded by the coding sequence ATGGCCGAACTATTTAATGCTTTAACGGTGCACAAGGCACGGGCGGCCTTAGCCCTGCACCTGCCGCCGGCCAAGCCGGGTGTTAAACTGGCTCTGCTGGAAAGTCTGGATCGCCGGCTTGCTCAGGAAGTACGGGCGTCGGAAGATGTACCCGGCTTTGACCGTTCAACGGTAGACGGCTATGCCGTGCGGGCAAGGGATACTTACGGGGCCACCGAGGGTATGCCTTCATATGTCGATATCGCCGGTGAGGTGACGATGGGCCGCGAGCCGAAGGGTGGGGTCAGGACCGGTCAAGCCTGGCGGATAGCCACCGGCGGCATGCTGCCGGCGGGGGCCGATGCCGTAGTCATGGTTGAATATACTGAAGAACTTGACGCGCGCACCATCGGCGTCACCAGGCCGGTGGCCCCCGGTGAAAATGTGGTGCGGCGGGGTGAGGATATCGGCGCGGGAGAGATCGCGTTACCGGCCGGTCACCGGATCAGGCCCCAGGACCTCGGCATGCTGGCGGCAGTCGGTATCACCCAGGTTGAGGTGGTCCCGCCCCTAAAGGTCGGCATCATATCGACGGGGGATGAGCTGGTTGGTCCGGCAGACACTCCCGGACCCGGCCAGGTCAGGGATATTAATTCTTATGCCCTTTACGGCGCGGTACATAATTGCGGGGGGGAACCCCGGCTTTACGGGATGGTCAGGGACATATATGAAGAGCTAAAGATAACTCTTGAGCAGGCCTTGCAGGAAAACGACCTGGTGCTCCTGTCGGGGGGAAGTTCAGTGGGCGCCCGGGACGTGGCGGCCAGAGTAATCGACGCGATGGGAGAACCCGGGGTGCTGTTCCACGGTATTTCGGTTAAACCGGGCAAGCCTACCGTTGGGGCGGTTGTGAACGGCAAGCCGGTCTTCGGCCTGCCGGGTCACCCGGCTTCCGCCATGGTTATTTTTGAATTGATGGTGGCGCCTTTGTTGCGTACAGGAGGCTATCATTTTGATGGAGAGGACCACCCGCTGGATTTCCCCCTGCGGGCTGTTATTACCCGCAATCTTCACTCGGCTGCCGGCCGCGAGGATTACATCAGGGTCAAGTTGTCCAGCCGTGATGGACAGTTTTATGCCGACCCGATTCTGGGTAAGTCCGGCCTGATCGGGACTATGGTCAAGGCCGATGGTCTGGCCCGCATCCCGTTCGGTAAAGAAGGTGTTGAGGCCGGAGAACTGGTCGAAGTGAAATTATTTTAA